The Arabidopsis thaliana chromosome 5, partial sequence genomic interval GAGTTTCACATGTGTATAGGGAAGGTAATCACCTCGCTGATGGATTAGCCAACTATGCTTTTCCGCTTTCTTTAGGTTTgcatttatatgatttttgtccAGACGATTTGTCGCTTTGTTTGTCTGAGGACGCAAGAGGGTCTGCATATTCTCGTAGAGTTCgattgtaattttattttctattttaataaatttttgtagGGTGCATTGCCCCCTCatcccaccaaaaaaaaacctaagaGCATCTCTATTGGTTGAAAAAATGAgatgtttttaaaatacatttaaaaaagaaaagaaaaaaaaggagtgTCTTTGAATAGTAGAAGTTTGTGTCTCTGCATAGACATTTTAGATCCAAAACGATATGGTGTCTTTAAAGTTTactattaatttatgttttgagtGATATTTGAGACACCAATAGAGGTGCCCTAAGAATCGACCGTACAATATACTCTCTTTGTTCTCGGTACATTGTTTATAAGTTCCCGGTTATTCATCACGTTATATGATTTATactagaaaataataaaattgtagtcttgtgtttctttatttcaGTATAAGCAGCTTTGAGATTACATACGAGCAtaaacgtatatatatatatgctacATGTTGGAACAACTTGACTTATTTCCTTTACCATGTGGGTGGTGCAGCCGGTTCAGCTCCAGCGGCTGGTGCAGCTCCAGCGGCAGGTGCAGTTTCAGCGGGAGGTGCATCTCCACTTGCGGCCCCTGCAGCCCCTGGTCCGAAcatttttgagattttagcTAACGGATTTTCGCCTCCTCCTAATCCTCCAAGTCCTCCAGGTAAACCTCCACCTCCTAATCCTCCTAATCCTCCAGGTAAACCTCCACCTCCTAATCCTCCACCCCCTGGTTTTCCAAATCTTCCCCCAAATCTCCTACCTCCCCCAAATCTCCTAAGTCCCCCAAATCTCCTACGCCCGAACCTACGTCGCAGGCTACATAAGTGTGTACAAAGgttaattataaattgaaatcaaattgTAACGCTTCTTATTAATCACGTTGGCAGTTGTTCTAATGATATATCATGTTTCAAAAAAAGGTAAACATGGGTTGTGATAGAATAGACAACTCAAAAGTTAGAAGACGAAACATTAAAAGATTAATACTAGAACATTAATGTGTACAGTGTACGATactcttaaaaataaatgaggTAGTATGTCAAAAGAATCAGAGATAGACAAAAGAGAattaaacaagtttttttataaaacacaaaagtctttagtttttaaaaatttcacttAATGAAGCACCTGAGGAGAGAAGCGGCGGCCATCGTTCCGAGTGCGCCACCAGCGGTGAGTCCTGTGGTTATGACAGCAGTGGCTATCGTGGCTGGTACGAGAATCGGACTGAATATGATAAAAAGCGGTGTGGTTATGGTTAATGCCGTGGCTGAACCTGCCAGTGTTAGACCCGCTAACACTAAGAAGACTATAGAGACCACGGCAGCAATAACCACCTGAAAAACCTCCGACACTTGGAggatgagaaaagaaaacattttgggATAGATGTTAAATTTCAATGActgagatttgttttgatggAGTTCTTTGGCTCatactttattattaaatgGTTGTTAGGGGTCTATACATGCAAAACAATGGGAGTAAGTAGAGATTTACGTCACGTCAcctttgcttttttgtttttgtttttgagttgtCATGTTTTTGGaccatcttttctttcttgtaagAAGCTCAAAGATTAATTGTCGTGTTGCAATTCACGTTTACGGTTGAAACAACCTAAAATAGGTGCTTCGAAAGAAATCCAAGGAGGCAAAATTTTGTGGAATTTTGAATACTAGTTTGCTTGATTTTATCGAAACTCTCATGCTTGATGAAATTGCAATATGCCtgtttaattttcaaatctcctaaattaaatttgtaagaGATTCTTGTGAGGTTGGCCAAGTGGGAGAGTTTAgataattatacaaaaataaaatatcgtCGAACATGAGAAGGCCGAGCATATTCGATTTTTTCAGGAAAACTCTTCTAAGTTTGGGggatatatatgaaacattGAAAAAAGGTGATATCAAGATTCTTCCACTTGGCTGTCAAAAGACAATCATGCGTAATAAAACTACAGAGGGGATCTTTGGTGAATGGTTTGTTTCAAACTGTTTCTCAACACACTAAGTAGCgatcaagattcaagataCGAGATCTTGTCATGTAGATGGTAAATTTAATTGTAATGATTTATGTCATGTAAACTGATTCTTGATCTTCTATAAGTCTTTGCAGTTTCGATCGTATGcacaaatgttaaaaaaacagagttttagaagaaaacagagtttattGGCTAAGTTTGTACTAGTCACTAGTCATGCAACCGTTACATAGATAATAAACTTCTCGCTTGTCAGTATATACCATCAAAAGTTTGGGTTGTTGATCGttgaccagaaaaaaaaaacagcaatTTGATTGACTATATATacgatattttaaaatgtagctgttgaaagaaaatttagttaCAAATGTAACgtaatttttaattagaaatatataatttattctcagttcaattattattttttctcttcaaataTTCAATAATCAATTTGCTTTGTTATagataacaaatttgaaaatagtgaaatcaattttcaatttaaaattacttAGTATATAAAAACCTTAAGAATTGATATAGTATGATTTACAGACTACAATGCCGACTAAATGTGCAATGTACATGGTCTAAGAGTCGACCGTACATTATACATTATACGTTCCCATTTGTTCATCGAGCTATATGATTTATACTATAAATTAATGAACATTGTAGCATAGTCTTGTGTAAGCAGCTTTGACCTTGGAGAATACATATGAGCAAAAGAcgttttaaaaagcttttgtttccttatgaATCAATGCACAATATACATGTTGGAACAACTTGACTTATTTCCTTTACCATGTGGGTGGTGTACTTCCACCAGCGGCAGGAGCAGCTCCAGCAGCAGGCGCAGCTCCAGCGGCAGGCGCAGCTCCAGCGGCAGGCGCAGCTCCAGCGGCAGGCGCAGCTCCAGCGGCTGGTGCAGCTTCAGCGGCAGGTGCACCACCAGCAGCAGATGCATCTCCACCTGCGGCCCCTGGTCCGAACCATTTTGAGATGTTTCCAAACGGATTTCCGCCCCCTCCTAATCCTCCAGGTGCACCTCCACCTGCGGCCCCTGGTCCGAGCCATTTTGAGATGTCTCCAAACGGATTTCCACCCCCTGGTTTATTTCCGAATGTTCCAGAAAATTTCTTTCCTCCCCAAAATCCTCCATATCCACCATAAACTGGCAATTTGAGAAGAGGTTGGGCTGACGAAGTTCCTTCCGCAGTCGGCTTAGCTCCCATCCTACGTCTACATATATACTCACAAGTGCGTACAAAGGTTACTTAtgtattaaaaacaaaattgtaccACTTCTTATTAATCACGTTGACAGTTTTTCTAATGATGTTTCAAGAAAAGGTAAACATGGGTTGTGATGGAATAGACAACGAAGTTAGAAgacaaaacattaaagaatTAATAAGACCATTAAGTGTACACAGGGTACActaattctttaaaataaatgaattagaATATgtgaaaagaatcaaagatagaatagagaaaaaaaaagagaattgaacaagtttttcataaaacaaaaatgactatagttttacaaaatttcacTTAATGAACCACCTGATGAGAGCAACGGCCATCGCTCCGAGTGCGCCACCCGTGGTGAATCCTGTGGTTATGACAGCAGTGGCTATCGTGGCTGGTACAAGAATCGGACtgaatataataaaaagcGGTGTTGTTATGGTTAATGCCGTGGCTGAACCTACCAGTGTTAGACCCGCGAACACTAAGAAGACTATGGAGACCACGGTAGCAATAACCACCTGAAAAGCCTCCaacaagaagataagaaaagaaaacatattgtGATAGTTAAATGTTAAAGTTTGATGAgtgagatttgatttgatggaGTTCTTCGGCTCATACTTTGTTATCTGATGGTTGTTAGGGGTCTACATGCAAAACGATGGGATCGTAAATAGAGATTTACGTCACGTCACctttgctttcttgttttttttttccttttttttaggTTGTCATGTTTTTGAgccatcttttctttcttctaaaaaGCTCAAACATTAATTGTCGTGTTGCAATTCATGTTTACGGTTGGAACAACCTAATATAGGGGCTTCGAAAGAAATTCAAGGAGGCGAGATTTTGTGGAAGTTTGATGAATACTAGTTTGCTTGATTTTACGGATGATGGTTGCAGTAAATCTCTATTCGGCTTGATGATATTGCAATATGCtgtttaattttcaaatctcgtaaaataaatttgtattagattcgaaaataaaatattgtcGAAACATGAGAAGGCCGAGCATATACATTCGACTTTTTTcaggaatatatatattttggggagatatatgaaacatttttaaaaaggtgaTAACAAGATTCTACCACTTGGCTGTTAAAATACAATCATGCGTAACAAAACTACATAGAGGATCTTTGGTGAATGGTTTGGTCCAAGCTATTTCTCAACACACTAAGGGGCGCTTAAGAATGCAACTAAATAACCGGAAACCCGAGAACCGTTCACCTATTCTTCCGTTggatggagagagagagaaggttTGAGACggaaaaaatgttgttgaagGTTCACCAAAACCACTCAACCACACGACTATATTAGAGGGCTCTTATGATACATATCacatatgaaagaaaaagggaTGCTGTTTTAGTATTAGCCCCAAATTCGAGTCCTAAGGCTTACATTGGTGAGATATATGATAGAAAAAAGTCTTGGAACGTGAGAAACTATGTATTGAAAACTATTCATATAAACTTAACACATGATTCTTAGAAACCTTTAACAACTAATTTGCGGTCACAAAAAATTACTTCAAACctcaaataaatattcataCCATGCGTCTCTAAGTTCTTCTGTagcttatttttgttgtcaacaAACCCAAACTGCTTTGTTagttgaatttttattttgaaccaGAAAATCTAATACAAGATAGAAAATAACTAGGGAAACATCCtctttatattcattttaactATAAAACTATGCTTACGTACAATTGAATAACAGAAGCAATTCTACTACAGAATGGACTAAAACTGTTGCCacattattattgttcttaAAATAAACATTGTATCACATTTATGTctttttatcataataatcaGATTCAACATtacatataaacataaaacttattagaaaatatttttttctttcttttactttccCAATCATACAATCTTGAACTAATGCACAATGATCTGCTTAATGTTGGAACAACTTGACCATTGTTCTTTACTCCGCCATGTGGCCACCTCCACCTCCGTGTTTACCTCCTCCAAATTTGTGTTTACCTCCTCCGATTTTGTGTTTACCCCCTCCACTCCCGGACATACCACTTTCCGACATACCTCCTTCACTTCCAGACATACCTCCTTCACTTCCTGACATACCTCTTTTCTTTCCGAATTTACCTCTAAGACCTCCGTGTTTACCTCCTCCAATTTTGTGTTTACTTCCGCTACCCCCAGACATACCACCTCCGGACATACTTCCTTCACTTCCAGACACACCTCCTTCACTTCCTGACATGCCTCCTCCACTTCCGGACATGCCTCTTTTCTTTCCGAATTTACCTCCAAGACCTCCGTGTTTACCTCCTCCAATTTTGTGTTTACTTCCACTGCCCCCAGACATACCACCTCCGGATATACCTCCTTCACTTCGAGACATACCTCCTTCACTTCCTGACATGCCTCCGGacatacattttttctttcccaaaTTAGCTttgagtttactttttctactTTTGGATTTACCTCCTCCACCTCCGGACATACCTCCTTCACTTCCAGACATACCTTCTTCACTTCCTGACATGCCTCCGGacatactttttttctttcccaatTTAGCTttgagtttactttttttacttttggatTTACTTCCTCCACCACTGGACATACCTCCTTCACTTCCAGACATACCTTCTTCACTTCCTGACATGCCTCCGGACataccttttttctttcccaatTTAGCTttgagtttactttttttacttttggatTTACTTCCTCCACCACCAGACATACCTCCTTCACTTCCAGACATACCTTCTTCACTCTCGGACCCTCCGGAcataccttttttcttttcgagTTTAGCTTTGAGTTTACCTTTTCCACTTTTGGATTTACCTCCTTCACCTCCGGACATACCTCCTTCACTTCCAGACATACCTTCATCCCCAGACGACATACCTTCTTCACCTTCGGACTTACCGCCTTTACCTCCAAATTTACTTTTTCCACCCCCGGACTTGCCTTTTTTACCACcgaatttactttttaacatCTTCTTACACCAAGCCTTAAGCCCACCTTTAGACTTTGCCTTTGACTTTTTGATCAGACTTTGAGCTCCTCCTGCTCCTGCTCCCGAATTCGGTGGAAGTCCTGCCGGAGGTGGATTATCCTTCGGCTTTACTCCCATCCTACGTCTGCATCACACAAaaaagtatgtatatatacttagAGACCAATTAAGAAAACGAACGAAgttcaatatttataaagtaCGTTAACAAATGAAGTTCAATATACTTTTAAACTATAGGTTtatgaatattatataattaagcaTAAATCTCGAGTGATCTCAATATAAGCTGTTATAATAATCTTACTTAACAAGCCACATGATGAGACCAAGTGCTGTCGCTCCAAAAGAGCCACCGGCCGTGAATCCTGTCGCCAAGACAACCGTGGCTATCGTAGCTGGTACGAGAACAGGACTAAATATGATGAAAACCGGGGTGCTTACGACTAATGCTGCGGCAGAACCAGCGAGGGTTACACAGGCGAAACCGACGAAGATTACGGAGGCCACAGAAGCAATAATAATCTTAATAACCTCCAACAGTGGCatgagaaaagagaacatactgagaaaagaaaactttcttccatctctctctgaaagagatagagaaggaaaaaatctGCCCTCTCTCTGTGACAGGGACAGAAAAGGAAACCTATTTCTGCCCTCTCTCAGTGACAGAGACTGAGCTGATGATGGCTTTTGACTTAGTTCTTCGCTCATATTTTCTGATCGGATTGTTGTGTTTTGGTGATGGTAAGAGAGAGAGGGCTTTTATGAAGGAGTTGTGTGGTCTCTACTACGTGCACGGTACACACACATGCATGCTCCATGCAAAACGATTGGAGTGAATGGAGATCTACGCTACGTCACGTTACATGTCcttctttatattttctcttttcgtgtgtgtgtgtgtgggtTGTCATGTTTTGTAGGCCTTctatttattgtttcttgtaaaattcaaaTGTTTTCTTCCATTCCATATTTCCATTGCTTTATGGAATATCAAAGCGTGAAGAAATCTTTATCGTTATATTACGTATATTAGCCATATCATATGTGATTACTAAgttaaatatatgattttgatgaatttcGATTGAAATTACTTGACTGGAAGATGGTTAATATAGGTCATGAATATGAGATCTTCGAATTACTAGTGACGAGAGGTCGCTCTCAATGGTGAATTTAGTAttacaaaactaattataagaaattatGGGTCCAAGGGTTTTGAAACCTcctaatcataaaaaaaaaaaaaaaaaagagttatgtAGCTCAAAACTAGGTGTAGGCTCGCTTTGACGAAATTATGATATGTATGTCTAGAAATTCACGATTTATTAGAAATTCTTGATTTAATTGTACTGAAAAGGAGTTGGGGTTTGGCTAACGCTAACGGCCGGGTTCAATTTGCTCTTCTAAAATTGGTCCAATTTATCTTGAAGGTTGTATGAAGATATATAGCCCAATATTTTGGTTTCGAATAGAATTGAAAAAGCTAAAAGTGTTACAAACTTGAACCAAGTAATACATGCCCATATATAAGCCCAATCAATGAATTCGTCTTCTTCAACGTCCAACCCCGGAAGTCAACCTCGATCGgatacacacatacatatatacaagtaGTTCCGTGATTTTTGTTGAAGAATCCCTTCTAACTCATAAACATAACCGTGATATATAACACCTAGATAAGGTTTTTGTTCGTGTTGCAGATATAACAATAGACGAGAgctgagaaacaaaagtacTAGTTTCTAGCATTTGGTGTTTAATTACATGAGTGAGAAACTAATACAAACATCCattttatattacaaaaaatgcATCACAATCCAACTAATATATATCTAATCATAATCATGATTGcaatttttgagaaattgattgttaattaataattatagaGCCGAAATTAACAATGAAAAATTGACAGGTTTCTTAACATAAataagattagtttttttttaataataaaattaaaaagcaatacttttgagttttaggTGAAACAgtaacaaatttaattttcattttaaagaaaacatagaaataGTAGCAAGTtcgtttaataaaaaaagtcttAGCTAGCTTTCGATggtttttcttccaaaaaggTAATGGAGAAACGACAATTTCAATGTCTCACGATTGAATCATTCACATAGTCACATACAGTTGCTTTGGTTAAACTGGATCCATTCTATGTATATACGCTATAGTACCGATTAATTACTTCATTTAAACAAAGCATTGTTTCATAGTTAATTTCTTTGTACCATGCTATACATTAATAGAAATGATATTTGAAACATGTAGTTTCTTCTACGGTAATTAATATTTACTAAAAAGAGATGGATACATGAGGTTTAATTTATGAAACCTAATAATTAAGTTTCAAGTTGCTCCATATGATCATCCTTACCACCACGCAAGCCGTTTACCTCCTCGCGCTCCCTCCGGTTTATGTCCTGGCTTTTTCCCCGGTTTACCCCCCCATGCTCCCCCGGGTTTATCTCCCGGTGCTCCTTCCGGTTTATCTCCCGAAGCTCCTCCCGACGCTCCTCCAGGTCCTCCTCCCGACGCTCCTCCAGGTCCTCCTCCCGACGCTCCTCCAGGTCCTCCTCCCGACGCTCCTCCCGACGCTCCTCCCGACGCTCCTCCCGACGCTCCTCCCGACGCTCCTCCCGACGCTCCTCCAGGTCCTCCTCCCGACGCTCCTCCCGGTTTATCTCCTCCTCCAGACGCTCCTCCTGGTTTATCTCCCGACGGTCCTCCTGCTCCTGACATTTCTCCCGGTTTATCTCCAGACGCTCCTCCCGACGCTCCCGGTTGATCTGCTTTGGTTGGGGCTCCTTTCGGAGCTGGATTGTTCTTCGGTTTTACTCCAATCCTATGTCTACATCACACACACAAGTGTACATGAAactatttagattttttttgtgtgctgAAAACATCCATTATTCAACATTAGAACCAATAAAACATGCATTATGCAGGTTCGTTGTAGATGCACACATGccttataatatatgatatgtaAGACGTTTGATAAATAGTGGATATATGAGATGTGCACCTCGAGGGTTTGAATAGGGTTTTCAAAAAACTTTAGTcatggaaaaaataatagtaaattgaataaataaattttacttaAAGAGCCAAAGTATGAGAGCAAATGCCGTCACTCCTAGGGCAACTGCAGCGGTAGCCCCTCCGACTAGGAAAGTAGTGGCTATAGTGGCTGGTACGAGAATCGGACTGAAGATGACAAAAAGCGGTGTGGCTATGGTTAGTCCCACAATTGAGGCACCGAAGGTTATACCGGCGAACACTAAGAAGACTACAGATGCTACGGCAGCGATAACCACCTGAAAAAACTGTACAACTGGGATAAGAAACGAGAGCATTTTGTGAGTTACGTTTGATCTCTATTGTTGCTACTCTAATCGGATGTTTGTTGAAAGATAGAGGGCTTTTATGAAAAGAGTTGTGTGGTGTACGTGCACGGTACGGTACACATGCATGCTCCATGCAAAACGATGGGAAGTAAATAGAGATCTACGTTAACTCACGCCAAATTGTgcacacacaacacaaacaaaaaacaaaaacaaaaaaaaagtcacgcctgatttgcttcttcttttg includes:
- the GRP16 gene encoding glycine-rich protein 16 (glycine-rich protein 16 (GRP16); CONTAINS InterPro DOMAIN/s: Oleosin (InterPro:IPR000136); BEST Arabidopsis thaliana protein match is: glycine rich protein 17 (TAIR:AT5G07530.2); Has 20559 Blast hits to 7779 proteins in 873 species: Archae - 42; Bacteria - 6689; Metazoa - 5583; Fungi - 1212; Plants - 3294; Viruses - 454; Other Eukaryotes - 3285 (source: NCBI BLink).), which codes for MLSFLIPVVQFFQVVIAAVASVVFLVFAGITFGASIVGLTIATPLFVIFSPILVPATIATTFLVGGATAAVALGVTAFALILWLFKHRIGVKPKNNPAPKGAPTKADQPGASGGASGDKPGEMSGAGGPSGDKPGGASGGGDKPGGASGGGPGGASGGASGGATWRSVGRRTWRSVGRRTWRSVGRSFGR
- the GRP16 gene encoding glycine-rich protein 16 (glycine-rich protein 16 (GRP16); CONTAINS InterPro DOMAIN/s: Oleosin (InterPro:IPR000136); BEST Arabidopsis thaliana protein match is: glycine rich protein 17 (TAIR:AT5G07530.2); Has 1807 Blast hits to 1807 proteins in 277 species: Archae - 0; Bacteria - 0; Metazoa - 736; Fungi - 347; Plants - 385; Viruses - 0; Other Eukaryotes - 339 (source: NCBI BLink).), translated to MLSFLIPVVQFFQVVIAAVASVVFLVFAGITFGASIVGLTIATPLFVIFSPILVPATIATTFLVGGATAAVALGVTAFALILWLFKHRIGVKPKNNPAPKGAPTKADQPGASGGASGDKPGEMSGAGGPSGDKPGGASGGGDKPGGASGGGPGGASGGASGGASGGASGGASGGASGGGPGGASGGGPGGASGGGPGGASGGASGDKPEGAPGDKPGGAWGGKPGKKPGHKPEGARGGKRLAWW
- the GRP17 gene encoding glycine rich protein 17 (glycine rich protein 17 (GRP17); FUNCTIONS IN: lipid binding; INVOLVED IN: lipid storage, sexual reproduction, pollen hydration; LOCATED IN: extracellular matrix, extracellular region, membrane; EXPRESSED IN: 10 plant structures; EXPRESSED DURING: 4 anthesis, petal differentiation and expansion stage; CONTAINS InterPro DOMAIN/s: Oleosin (InterPro:IPR000136); BEST Arabidopsis thaliana protein match is: glycine-rich protein 18 (TAIR:AT5G07520.1); Has 1807 Blast hits to 1807 proteins in 277 species: Archae - 0; Bacteria - 0; Metazoa - 736; Fungi - 347; Plants - 385; Viruses - 0; Other Eukaryotes - 339 (source: NCBI BLink).), with product MSEELSQKPSSAQSLSLREGRNRFPFLSLSQREGRFFPSLSLSERDGRKFSFLSMFSFLMPLLEVIKIIIASVASVIFVGFACVTLAGSAAALVVSTPVFIIFSPVLVPATIATVVLATGFTAGGSFGATALGLIMWLVKRRMGVKPKDNPPPAGLPPNSGAGAGGAQSLIKKSKAKSKGGLKAWCKKMLKSKFGGKKGKSGGGKSKFGGKGGKSEGEEGMSSGDEGMSGSEGGMSGGEGGKSKSGKGKLKAKLEKKKGMSGGSESEEGMSGSEGGMSGGGGSKSKSKKSKLKAKLGKKKGMSGGMSGSEEGMSGSEGGMSSGGGSKSKSKKSKLKAKLGKKKSMSGGMSGSEEGMSGSEGGMSGGGGGKSKSRKSKLKANLGKKKCMSGGMSGSEGGMSRSEGGISGGGMSGGSGSKHKIGGGKHGGLGGKFGKKRGMSGSGGGMSGSEGGVSGSEGSMSGGGMSGGSGSKHKIGGGKHGGLRGKFGKKRGMSGSEGGMSGSEGGMSESGMSGSGGGKHKIGGGKHKFGGGKHGGGGGHMAE
- the GRP17 gene encoding glycine rich protein 17, whose translation is MSEELSQKPSSAQSLSLREGRNRFPFLSLSQREGRFFPSLSLSERDGRKFSFLSMFSFLMPLLEVIKIIIASVASVIFVGFACVTLAGSAAALVVSTPVFIIFSPVLVPATIATVVLATGFTAGGSFGATALGLIMWLVKRRMGVKPKDNPPPAGLPPNSGAGAGGAQSLIKKSKAKSKGGLKAWCKKMLKSKFGGKKGKSGGGKSKFGGKGGKSEGEEGMSSGDEGMSGSEGGMSGGEGGKSKSGKGKLKAKLEKKKGMSGGSESEEGMSGSEGGMSGGGGSKSKSKKSKLKAKLGKKKGMSGGMSGSEEGMSGSEGGMSSGGGSKSKSKKSKLKAKLGKKKSMSGGMSGSEEGMSGSEGGMSGGGGGMSGSEGGMSRSEGGISGGGMSGGSGSKHKIGGGKHGGLGGKFGKKRGMSGSGGGMSGSEGGVSGSEGSMSGGGMSGGSGSKHKIGGGKHGGLRGKFGKKRGMSGSEGGMSGSEGGMSESGMSGSGGGKHKIGGGKHKFGGGKHGGGGGHMAE
- the GRP17 gene encoding glycine rich protein 17 (glycine rich protein 17 (GRP17); FUNCTIONS IN: lipid binding; INVOLVED IN: lipid storage, sexual reproduction, pollen hydration; LOCATED IN: extracellular matrix, extracellular region, membrane; EXPRESSED IN: 10 plant structures; EXPRESSED DURING: 4 anthesis, petal differentiation and expansion stage; CONTAINS InterPro DOMAIN/s: Oleosin (InterPro:IPR000136); BEST Arabidopsis thaliana protein match is: glycine-rich protein 18 (TAIR:AT5G07520.1); Has 30201 Blast hits to 17322 proteins in 780 species: Archae - 12; Bacteria - 1396; Metazoa - 17338; Fungi - 3422; Plants - 5037; Viruses - 0; Other Eukaryotes - 2996 (source: NCBI BLink).); this encodes MSEELSQKPSSAQSLSLREGRNRFPFLSLSQREGRFFPSLSLSERDGRKFSFLSMFSFLMPLLEVIKIIIASVASVIFVGFACVTLAGSAAALVVSTPVFIIFSPVLVPATIATVVLATGFTAGGSFGATALGLIMWLVKRRMGVKPKDNPPPAGLPPNSGAGAGGAQSLIKKSKAKSKGGLKAWCKKMLKSKFGGKKGKSGGGKSKFGGKGGKSEGEEGMSSGDEGMSGSEGGMSGGEGGKSKSGKGKLKAKLEKKKGMSGGSESEEGMSGSEGGMSGGGGSKSKSKKSKLKAKLGKKKGMSGGMSGSEEGMSGSEGGMSSGGGSKSKSKKSKLKAKLGKKKSMSGGMSGSEEGMSGSEGGMSGGGGGKSKSRKSKLKANLGKKKCMSGGMSGSEGGMSRSEGGISGGGMSGGSGSKHKIGGGKHGGLGGKFGKKRGMSGSGGGMSGSEGGVSGSEGSMSGGGMSGVEGVNTKSEEVNTNLEEVNTEVEVATWRSKEQWSSCSNIKQIIVH